AGCAGACTTTAAACAGCGGAAGCGAAATAACGTGGGTGTCGGGTCGTTGTATTGTTAGCCGGGCGGTTTCAAAGACAGACGCCGAGATAACAATTCGAGCTTATGAATGTTGACTCTCGAGATAGTAAAGCAACTTATTGTTGGCCTGGCTAATACAGGGTTCGGTCGAGCCTAACGGGTTAGGTCGAGCGGAAAATGACCTGAAAGTATGCAATGTAAGCCGGTCGATGAGGATTCGTAAAACGCTCCAAGTGTGCAGTTGCTCGCTGACATAGGAGGGGCAACTGACTAAACGAAACCTAGTGTTTTCATGCAGTATGCATGACAAAAAATCTTCCAAGTGATTGTTTCATCAAGAACATTTAAGTCCCTGGCAGGCTTTATGGAAAAACCCATTTTATCTAGAGGATTTTTAGTCAAGAGCAGGCATGGAAGCGTTTGGGTGGTTCATTCGGTTGAATTATCGAAAGCGGTTCAGGAACGTTTCTTTTTCAAATCTAAACCGAATGAACCGCAATGGCATTGGGGCAACCGTCAACGCAAATCTACTTAAACCAAAATAGTATAAGTAAGCTTGCTGATGGCGATTTCGGGGTGGTGTTATGCCCTTTTCGGAAGCGTTTTGAGCTTAGTGCGACTGCGACGTGTCAGGCACGAAATCCCCGCTGCACCTAACGTGAACAGAGCGAGCGTCCCTGGCTCAGGTATATCGTTAGGAGATGACGCCGAGGTAAAGCCGGAGCTGATAGTTTCAAACGTTGTGCTGTCAATGATGTCGAAACGCTGTGATCCCGGGGTGCCGGTGCCAGTGTACAGGTAAGACACCGAAAATCCTCCTTGCGGACTAGTGAATACAATTCCTCCAGTCAGTGCTAGTACGTCAAGAAAGCCATCAGAAGGCAGTGCTGTGTCCGGCTGAACCAAAAGCGAGTCGAATCCTGCAGGCGACGAACTTAGGACCAGGTTTGCATATGAGTTGTAATCAAAGTAGATTGTGAATTCGCTAATTGGCAACTCATCGGGCGATGGTGTCACCGTATAGGTGGTTGTATAGTTGTTTCCTGTAGTAAGCTGGGTCTTGTATGTAATCACTGTTGCATAGCTTGGTAGTGTTACAAGGGCAATTAATGCAATTGTCAAATATTTCTTAAACATCACAGTTCTCCTTTTGTCGGGGCAAGAACGCCATACGCAAAAGCCATGCCATACTCAAAATATGCTAGTAACTAATTGTATATAAAGAGTAAATTTGTGATGAGAAACCTTACATTATGTTTGATGTAAAGAATGTCGACATGAACGCGACAATATTGAATGAAATAAATATAGGATTTTTTCAGCAATACGTGAAAGAATCGAGCGATTCGGTAACTTATGGCATGTAGAGTTACATCTCGTCAATCGATGTTATTTTGCGCTCAAACGCATTGTGCCCTTTCTCGTTGTGCGATAACTGCAAACGGTTCGAGCACAGGTAGATAGCTCAGCTTTGCAGCTATTGACGCGATTAAGGCACAAGCAGCGTTCGCACCTGTTACGTCTGCCAAGACGTCGTTGGATACAGAGCGCGCGTCCTCAACAGCTTCGTAACTTTTCATAATCTCAGCTTTTGCACCTATGTCTGCTCTTGGCCCGATAGCAGACGGTGGCAGTGTCTCGGCGTACCTGGCTGTGCTTCCAGGTCAACTGCAGGATGTTGTCAGCTGCTCTCAAGTCCTGTCGTCCAGCGCCGCGAACACCTCCACCGCCCAGTCGACGAAGACCCGTACCTTGGCGTTCAGGTGCCGGCTCGACGGATACATCGCATACAGCGGATGGCGCGGCTGGGCCCAGTCTTCCAGCACGCGTACCAGCTCGCCGCGCGCCAGGTGGCCCTGCACCGCAAAGCAGAAGGTCTGGCCGATGCCCAGTCCCGCCGCCAGTCCCGTGATGTGGGCCGTGCTCTCGTTGACGGCGGCCGCCACCGGCGCCTCGATCGCGATCGTCTCTTCTCCCTGGCGGAAGCGCAGCGGCACCGGCTGGCCGGTGCGGGTCAAGAAATAGCTGAACAGGCGATGCCCGGTCTCCAGCTCGCGCGGGTGGGTGGGTGTCCCGGACGCCTCCAGGTAGGCCGGCGCGGCGCAGGTCACGAAATCCATCTCGCACAGCTTGCGCGCGACCAGCGAGGTGTCGTCGAGGGCGCCGCCGCGGATCACGCAGTCGATGCCTTCGCCGACCAGGTCGGCCGGCAGGTCGCTCACGCCCAGGCGCAGCTCGATGTCCGGGTAGCGGCGCTGGAAGTCGGGGAGGGCAGGCAGCAGCACCAGGTTGGCCAGCGAGGAGCCGATGTCGACGCGCAGCCGGCCGCCCGGCCGCGCCCGCGATCCGCGCGCCTCGGCATCCATCGCTTCGAGGTCGGCGATCAGGCGCAGGGCGCGCTCGTGGTACTGCGCGCCTTCCGGCGTCACCGTGATGCGGCGCGTGGTCCGTTGCAGCAGCTTGACGTCCAGGTAGGTTTCCAGGTCCTGGATCAGCTTGCTGGCGGTGGAGCGCGGCAGGCCGAGCTGGTCGGCGGCCTTGCCGAAGGTGCCGGCGTCGGCGATGCGTACGAAGGTGCGGAGGGCAAGCAGGTGGTCCATGCGCCGATTGTACATCTGGGTGGATAGTGAATCCATATCTTTCGGATTTACGCATGGTTGTGTTCAATCTAGACTGGTCTCCATCGACTCGCCGATCAACCACCGAAGGAGAACACCGTGAACAAACTCGACAACAAAATCGCCCTCGTCACCGGCGGCACCAGCGGCATCGGCCTGGCCACCGCCAAGCTGTTCGCGCAAGAGGGCGCCCGCGTCTTCGTCACCGGCCGCCGCCAGGCCGAGCTCGATGCCGCGGTCGAGGCCATCGGCCCGAACGCCACCGGCATCCGCGCCGATTCGGCCAGCAGGGAAGACCTGCAGCGCCTGGTGGACACCATCCGCGACCAGGCCGGTCGCATCGACGTGCTGTACGCGAACGCCGGCGGCGGTTCGATGGCGCCGCTGGGCGGCATCACCGAGGAACACTTCGACGACGCCTTCGACCGCAACGTGAAAGGCCTGCTGTTCACCGTGCAGACCGCGCTGCCGCTGTTATCCAACGGCGCCTCGGTGGTGCTGACCGGTTCGACCGTCGGCATCCAGGGCACGCCGGCCTTCAGCGTCTACAGCGCCAGCAAGGCCGCGGTGCGCAACCTGGCGCGCAGCTGGATCCTGGACGTGAAGGGGCGCGGCATCCGCATCAACGTCGTCAGCCCGGGGCCGATCCGCACCCCCGGCCTGGTCGAGCTGGCCGGCGACGACCCGGCCGCCCAGCAAGGCCTGCTCGATGCGCTGGCCTCGCAGGTGCCGCTGGGCCGCGTCGGCGAGCCGGAGGAAATCGCGAAAGCCGTGCTGTTCCTGGCTTCCAGCGATGCCAGCTTCGTCAACGGCGCCGAACTGTTCGTCGACGGCGGCATGGCCCAGGTGTAAGAGCTCGTTCTTGGCTGTGCATCGGATGGGAAGCACGGTATCCTTGCTGGAATTTCATCCACAAGGAATCGCATGCTCCCGTCCGTCCGGTCCCTGCGCGCAGCCAGCCTGGCTGCCGCGATCCTCGCCGCCAGCCTCCCCGCCACCCTGGTCCATGCCGCGCCCGCATCCGCATCCGCATCCGCGGGCGAGCAGGCGCTCGAGCGCAAGGTCGACAGGATCGCCGCCAGGTTCTACGACGCCCGCGCGCGCTTCGATCCGATGCTGTACGCGACCGCCAACGGCGACAGCCGCTACGACGACCAGCTCGGCATGGCGATCGACCCGAAGGTCCGCAAGCGCTACCTGGCAGAGAACCATGGATTCCTGAAGCAGCTGCAGGCGATCGATCGCACCCGCCTGGCGGACAAGGCCCGGCTGAACTACGACATCCTGGCCGCCGAGATCGGCGCCCAGCTCGATCTCGAGCGCTTCCCGGAACACCTGCTGCCGCTGAATCACTTCGACAATATGCCGAGCAACCTGGCCAACTACGCCGGCGGCACCGGCTCGCAGCCGCTCGGGACGCCGGCCCAGTACCGCGCCTACCTGCGCCGCCTGCAGCAGCTGCCGGCCTGGATCGACCAGGCCATCGTCGACATGAAGGAGGGCATCCGGACCGGCGTGGTGCAGCCGAAGGCGATCACGGCCAGGATGCTGCCGCAGTTCCGCCAGCTGCGCAGCAGCGACCCGCAGGCCAGCGTGTTCTACTCGCCGGCCACGCGCATGCCGGCCGGTTTTTCCGACCAGGACAAGCGCACGCTGAGCGCCGGCTACCGGCAGGCCGCGGTGAAGATCGGCCAGGCCCTCGACCGCCTGTGCGCCTTCCTCGAGAAGGACTACATGGCGGCCGGGCGCACCAGCGCCGGCTATGGCGCGCTGCCGGACGGCGCGGCCTGGTACCAGGCCCGCATCAAGAACAACACCAACCTCGACCTGCCGCCGGGCCAGATCCACGAACTGGGGCTGAAGGAAGTCGCGCGCATCCAGGGCGAGATGGCAAAGCTGGCGCCCCGGCTCGGCTATGAAGGCCCGCTGAAGGACTTCCCGCAATGGGTGGCCGCGCAGCCGAAATTCAAGCCCTTCACCAGCGAGCAGCAGGTGCTGGAGCGCTACCGCCAGATCTACGCGCAGGTGGACAGCAAGCTGCCGCAGTACTTCACCCTGCTGCCGAAGGCGAAACTCGACATCCAGCTGGAGCCCGAGCTGACCCGCGCCACCGCCTCCGACCACTACACGCCGGTGGCTGCCGACGGCTCGCATCCGGGCGTGTTCTGGGCCGTGGTCAACGATCCGAAGGAGTACGACACGGTCGGCATGGCGACGCTGCTGCTGCACGAAGGCGTGCCGGGCCACCACCTGCACGCGGCCCTGCTGAAGGAACTGCCGCTGCCGGACTTCCGCAAGTTCTTCACCGAGCACCCGAGCGCCGCCGCCTATACCGAAGGCTGGGCGCTGTACTGCGAGACCCTCGGCCGCGAATTCGGCTTCTACGACGATCCGGCCTACTACTACGGCCACCTGAACGACGAACTGCTGCGCGCCGTGCGCCTGGTGGTCGACACCGGCATGCACGCGCAGGGCTGGTCGCGCGAGAAGGCGGTCGCCTACGCGATGGAGAACCTCGGCTACAGCGAGGACCGCGCCGCCAACCAGATCGAACGCTATATGGTGTGGCCGGGCCAGGCCCTGGCCTACAAGATCGGCGCGCTGAAGATCCTGGAGCTGCGCGAGCGCGCGCGCCAGGCGCTGGGGCCGAAGTTCAGCTACGCGAAGTTCCACGAGGTGGTGCTGGGCGACGGTACGCTGCCGCTGCCCATCCTCGAGGCGCAGGTGAACCGCTGGATCGCGAGCGCGAAGTAGGTTTTCAGGGCTGCCGCCGCGCGAGTTCCTGCTCCAGCGCGTCGAGGAAGACCTTGACCCGGGTCGGCACGTAGCGCCGGGTCGGCATCACCGCCCAGACCGACAGGTCTTCCATCGCGGCGTCTTCCAGCGGGACGCCGACCAGTTCGCCGTCGCTGAGCTGCTGGTGCACGTCCCAGTAGGTCAGCAGCGCCAGGCCCAGCCCCTGCAGGGCGGCGGTGCGGGCGGCGTCGACGTTGCTGGTCGTGACGCGCGCATTCACCCGCTTGCGCTGCAGTTCGCCGTTCGCGACGACGGGCCAGCGCGGCACCGCGTGCAGGACGATGCACTGGTGCCGGTCCAGGTCGGCCAGTCGGGCCGGCACGCCGTGGCGCTGCAGGTAGCGCGGCGAGGCGCAGATGACGCGCGGGTTGCCGACGATGCGCCTGGCCACGAGTTCGGAATCTTCCAGGGTCGCCACGCGCAGCGCCAGGTCCAGGCCCTGGCCGACGATGTCGACGACGCGGTCGGACAGGTCGAGGTCGATGCGCAGCTCGGGATGCCGGTCCAGCAGCCCCGCCAGCATGGGCAGGACGATGGTCTGGCCGAACACGCTCGGGGCCGTCAGCCTGAGCACGCCCGAGGCAGTCGCCGAGCTCGGGCTCAGGGCGCTGCGGGCGCTGTCTTCGGCTTCCGAGATCGTGTTCGCATAGGGCAGGAAGGCCTCGCCCTCGGCGGTCAGCGAGATCGAGCGGGTGGTCCGGTGCAGCAGCCGGACGCCGAGCTCGTCTTCGAGCACGGCCAGGCGGCGCGAGACCTGCATGGTGCCGATGTCGAGTTGCCGGCCTGCAGCAGAGAGGCTGCCGGCACTCACGACGGCGAGGAAAATCCTGATATCCGATACTTGCATCTTAACCCTTTTCGATAAGGCGTCTTCACCTGTCCCGGTCTTTCACGAGCCCGCTCCCGCCCCTATCATGGGTTTGTAGTGCTG
This window of the Massilia sp. WG5 genome carries:
- a CDS encoding PEP-CTERM sorting domain-containing protein — protein: MFKKYLTIALIALVTLPSYATVITYKTQLTTGNNYTTTYTVTPSPDELPISEFTIYFDYNSYANLVLSSSPAGFDSLLVQPDTALPSDGFLDVLALTGGIVFTSPQGGFSVSYLYTGTGTPGSQRFDIIDSTTFETISSGFTSASSPNDIPEPGTLALFTLGAAGISCLTRRSRTKLKTLPKRA
- a CDS encoding LysR family transcriptional regulator; the encoded protein is MDHLLALRTFVRIADAGTFGKAADQLGLPRSTASKLIQDLETYLDVKLLQRTTRRITVTPEGAQYHERALRLIADLEAMDAEARGSRARPGGRLRVDIGSSLANLVLLPALPDFQRRYPDIELRLGVSDLPADLVGEGIDCVIRGGALDDTSLVARKLCEMDFVTCAAPAYLEASGTPTHPRELETGHRLFSYFLTRTGQPVPLRFRQGEETIAIEAPVAAAVNESTAHITGLAAGLGIGQTFCFAVQGHLARGELVRVLEDWAQPRHPLYAMYPSSRHLNAKVRVFVDWAVEVFAALDDRT
- a CDS encoding SDR family oxidoreductase, with the protein product MNKLDNKIALVTGGTSGIGLATAKLFAQEGARVFVTGRRQAELDAAVEAIGPNATGIRADSASREDLQRLVDTIRDQAGRIDVLYANAGGGSMAPLGGITEEHFDDAFDRNVKGLLFTVQTALPLLSNGASVVLTGSTVGIQGTPAFSVYSASKAAVRNLARSWILDVKGRGIRINVVSPGPIRTPGLVELAGDDPAAQQGLLDALASQVPLGRVGEPEEIAKAVLFLASSDASFVNGAELFVDGGMAQV
- a CDS encoding DUF885 family protein; the encoded protein is MLPSVRSLRAASLAAAILAASLPATLVHAAPASASASAGEQALERKVDRIAARFYDARARFDPMLYATANGDSRYDDQLGMAIDPKVRKRYLAENHGFLKQLQAIDRTRLADKARLNYDILAAEIGAQLDLERFPEHLLPLNHFDNMPSNLANYAGGTGSQPLGTPAQYRAYLRRLQQLPAWIDQAIVDMKEGIRTGVVQPKAITARMLPQFRQLRSSDPQASVFYSPATRMPAGFSDQDKRTLSAGYRQAAVKIGQALDRLCAFLEKDYMAAGRTSAGYGALPDGAAWYQARIKNNTNLDLPPGQIHELGLKEVARIQGEMAKLAPRLGYEGPLKDFPQWVAAQPKFKPFTSEQQVLERYRQIYAQVDSKLPQYFTLLPKAKLDIQLEPELTRATASDHYTPVAADGSHPGVFWAVVNDPKEYDTVGMATLLLHEGVPGHHLHAALLKELPLPDFRKFFTEHPSAAAYTEGWALYCETLGREFGFYDDPAYYYGHLNDELLRAVRLVVDTGMHAQGWSREKAVAYAMENLGYSEDRAANQIERYMVWPGQALAYKIGALKILELRERARQALGPKFSYAKFHEVVLGDGTLPLPILEAQVNRWIASAK
- a CDS encoding LysR family transcriptional regulator; translated protein: MQVSDIRIFLAVVSAGSLSAAGRQLDIGTMQVSRRLAVLEDELGVRLLHRTTRSISLTAEGEAFLPYANTISEAEDSARSALSPSSATASGVLRLTAPSVFGQTIVLPMLAGLLDRHPELRIDLDLSDRVVDIVGQGLDLALRVATLEDSELVARRIVGNPRVICASPRYLQRHGVPARLADLDRHQCIVLHAVPRWPVVANGELQRKRVNARVTTSNVDAARTAALQGLGLALLTYWDVHQQLSDGELVGVPLEDAAMEDLSVWAVMPTRRYVPTRVKVFLDALEQELARRQP